One genomic window of Arachis hypogaea cultivar Tifrunner chromosome 8, arahy.Tifrunner.gnm2.J5K5, whole genome shotgun sequence includes the following:
- the LOC112706176 gene encoding transcription factor MYB53 produces the protein MGRSPCCDESGLKKGPWTPEEDQKLVHHIQKHGHGSWRALPKLAGLNRCGKSCRLRWTNYLRPDIKRGKFSQEEEQTILHLHSILGNKWSAIATHLPGRTDNEIKNFWNTHLKKKLIQMGFDPMTHQPRTDLVSTLPYLIALASMMDTSSSIDEHALSLQAEAIQMAKLQYLHYLLQSSSSNSNLALDQQNNPINITNMEPPFSLLNVKENINTNNNNNNNGPSSFPHHHHHGNGILIDDDSSCQPLHYHPNLLLSHFLDPPSQQVSFNSQSCLNNINEQGQGSTTNYAIISQMDHTTADDNSSWILPSSSPLSSIAPNNNGPSTTTSNNNNPGDTSSTTSSYGGGGGPASSSSSYWSELFLVDPTIMHELP, from the exons ATGGGAAGGTCTCCATGCTGCGATGAGAGTGGCCTTAAGAAAGGTCCATGGACTCCTGAAGAAGATCAAAAGCTTGTTCACCACATTCAGAAACATGGCCATGGAAGTTGGAGAGCACTTCCTAAGTTAGCGG GTCTTAATAGATGTGGCAAGAGCTGTAGACTTAGGTGGACTAACTATTTGAGGCCTGATATTAAGAGGGGCAAATTCTCCCAAGAAGAGGAGCAAACCATTctccatcttcattccattctTGGAAACAA GTGGTCAGCAATTGCGACCCATCTTCCGGGGAGAACAGACAACGAGATAAAGAATTTCTGGAACActcatttgaagaagaagctgATCCAGATGGGTTTTGATCCAATGACTCATCAACCAAGAACTGACCTTGTTTCTACCCTCCCATACCTCATAGCTTTGGCAAGCATGATGGATACATCATCATCAATTGATGAACATGCTCTGAGCTTACAAGCAGAGGCAATTCAAATGGCAAAGCTTCAGTACCTTCATTACTTACTCCAATCTTCCTCATCAAATTCCAACCTTGCCTTGGACCAACAAAACAATCCCATCAACATCACAAACATGGAACCTCCTTTCAGTTTGTTAAATGTGAAAGAGAAtattaatactaataataataataataataatggtccTTCTTCatttcctcatcatcatcatcatgggaATGGGATTCTTATTGATGATGATAGTAGCTGTCAACCACTCCACTACCACCCAAACTTGCTATTATCTCACTTTTTAGACCCACCATCACAACAAGTCTCTTTCAATTCCCAATCATGTTTGAATAATATTAATGAGCAAGGTCAAGGTTCTACTACTAACTATGCAATCATAAGTCAAATGGATCACACAACAGCTGATGATAATTCCTCCTGgattcttccatcttcttctccaTTGTCATCTATTGCTCCAAATAATAATGGACCCTCTACTACTACTAGTAACAATAATAATCCAGGAGATACAAGCAGCACCACTTCTAGctatggaggaggaggaggacctgcttcttcctcctcttcttattGGTCTGAACTCTTTCTTGTGGACCCTACTATCATGCATGAGCTACCTTAA
- the LOC112705017 gene encoding uncharacterized mitochondrial protein AtMg00810-like, protein MEVARFSNGIHICQRKYVLDILKDFGYLDYKPVSTPMDYTCASKLSRDSSTALAYHTSYRQLVGRLLYLTNTRLDIVYAIGQLNNDLKLTGFADADWTTYTDTRKSITGHCFYLGSSLISWKSKKQSTVARSSSEAEYRALALATCQAQWISFIMHDLR, encoded by the exons ATGGAAGTGGCCAGATTCTCCAACGGAATTCACATCTGTCAGAGAAAATATGTGCTTGACATCCTCAAAGATTTTGGGTACTTAGATTACAAACCTGTTAGCACGCCTATGGATtacacttgtgcttccaaattgtCACGAGATAGTAGCACTGCTCTAGCTTATCACACTTCTTACCGGCAGCTCGTTGGAAGACTATTATACCTAACCAATACACGGCTAGACATTGTTTATGCTATAGGGCAACTTA ACAATGACCTCAAGCTCACTGGTTTTGCTGATGCCGATTGGACAACATATACAGATACTCGAAAGTCTATCACTGGCCACTGCTTCTATCTTGGAAGTTCCTTAATTAGTTGGAAGAGTAAGAAACAAAGCACCGTCGCTAGATCCTCATCCGAGGCAGAATATCGAGCCTTGGCATTGGCTACTTGCCAAGCTCAATGGATATCTTTCATCATGCATGACCTTAGATAG